The Phaenicophaeus curvirostris isolate KB17595 chromosome 15, BPBGC_Pcur_1.0, whole genome shotgun sequence genome window below encodes:
- the LOC138726993 gene encoding protocadherin beta-15-like produces MAIARQVLCLSALLSLPHARSQPLRYSVAEEAPSGSLVADVAEDAGLAPAQLSARRARLASEDGRQRLRLDRATGRLVVAERLDREELCAQAPACTLPLELLLADPLQFFRIEVAVRDVNDHSPRFPDEQITLRIPETSNPGSRFPLMGARDLDIGSNSIQGYSISPENEYFSVSFGSRNDDDQYVELVLEKPLDREEQAEMSFSLIAVDGGSPPRSGTTEIRIVILDANDNAPVFTQELYVGQVLENAPEGTVVLSVVATDLDAGSNGEIFYQFRQEVGQSETMFVIDARSGEIKLRKPLDFETAQKHELRVQATDGGGLSAICKVLVEVLDVNDNAPELVVSSFSSPLPENALPGTVVAFFTVRDRDAGANGKIICALEGQLSFSLRPAYKNYYELVTVSSLDREEMARYIVTVTAADAGSPSLTTTQTFTVDISDVNDNAPVFNQTSYTMYVRENNIPTMLVGTVYGADADVGPNAKVTYSLAPAHPTGQPPCSCISVNSENGHVFVLRPLDYEQLKQIEVLVIASDAGSPPLSANVTVRVVVVDENDNAPLVLHPAQDSSPASSELVPMSAEVGYLVTKVVAVDADSGQNSWLSYHLLKATDPGLFVVGAQSGEVHLRRPVTERDTVKQKLIILVRDNGRPPLSATAALSALLLNDFSDVQLPRSSLDMEDEEDSLTFYLIISLVFVSLLFLVSMATFIACKVCKRKELKDGHVVYAASNLPSSLADAASAGTLPHPYCYEINLTTGSGNSEFKFLKPILPSLPPQHCALGGDTDGEQDFPHGPLTTEDVLPENIGMFSGEEFNSLSFN; encoded by the coding sequence atgGCGATCGCAAGGCAagtgctttgtctctctgctctcctctcgctGCCGCACGctcgctcccagcccctgcgctACTCCGTAGCCGAGGAGGCGCCGAGCGGCTCGCTCGTAGCCGACGTGGCCGAGGACGCGGGGCTGGCCCCGGCGCAGCTCTCGGCTCGCCGCGCCCGCCTGGCCTCGGAGGACGGCCGGCAGCGCTTGCGCTTGGACCGCGCCACCGGCCGCCTCGTCGTGGCCGAGAGGCTCGACCGGGAGGAGCTGTGCGCCCAGGCGCCCGCCTGCACGCtgcccttggagctgctgctggccgaCCCGCTGCAGTTCTTCCGCATCGAGGTGGCCGTGCGGGACGTCAACGACCACTCGCCCCGCTTCCCGGACGAGCAGATCACGCTTAGGATCCCTGAGACCAGCAACCCCGGCTCGCGTTTCCCGCTAATGGGGGCACGAGACCTGGATATTGGCAGCAACAGTATTCAGGGTTACAGCATCTCTCCCGAGAACGAGTACTTTAGTGTCTCCTTTGGGAGTCGGAATGACGACGATCAATATGTGGAATTGGTTTTGGAAAAGCCTCTAGacagggaggagcaggcagagatgaGTTTCAGTCTCATTGCTGTGGACGGGGGCTCTCCCCCGAGGAGTGGGACCACCGAAATCCGCATTGTCATACTAGATGCAAATGACAACGCTCCCGTCTTCACACAGGAGCTGTATGTCGGTCAGGTTTTGGAAAATGCCCCTGAGGGCACGGTGGTTCTGAGCGTGGTGGCAACTGATCTGGATGCAGGTTCTAATGGTGAAATTTTCTACCAGTTCCGCCAAGAGGTTGGCCAGAGTGAAACAATGTTTGTTATTGATGCCAGGAGCGGTGAAATTAAACTCAGAAAGCCTCTGGACTTTGAGACAGCACAGAAACACGAGCTCAGAGTGCAGGCTACAGATGGTGGGGGCCTCTCAGCGATCTGCAAGGTATTGGTGGAGGTGCTGGATGTGAATGACAATGCACCAGAGCTGGTGGTGagttccttcagcagccccctccctgaGAACGCATTACCTGGGACAGTGGTTGCCTTCTTCACTGTCAGGGACCGTGATGCTGGAGCCAACGGAAAGATCATCTGTGCCCTCGAGGGCCAGCTGTCATTCTCCCTGCGGCCAGCCTATAAGAATTACTATGAGCTGGTGACTGTGAGCTCACTGGACCGGGAGGAAATGGCACGGTACATTGTAACTGTCACAGCAGCAGACGCGGGTTCACCTTCTCTCACCACCACCCAGACCTTCACGGTGGACATCTCTGATGTCAACGACAATGCACCTGTCTTCAACCAGACATCATATACCATGTATGTGCGTGAGAATAATATTCCCACCATGCTGGTTGGAACCGTGTATGGGGCAGATGCTGACGTAGGACCCAATGCCAAGGTGACCTATTCCCTGGCACCAGCTCACCCCACAGGGCAGCCTCCCTgttcctgcatttctgtgaacTCTGAGAATGGGCACGTGTTTGTGCTGCGGCCTCTGGACTATGAGCAGCTGAAGCAGATTGAGGTCTTGGTGATTGCCTCTGATGCAGGATCTCCTCCCCTCAGTGCCAACGTCACTGTCCGCGTTGTTGTGGTGGATGAGAATGACAATGCCCCACTGGTGCTGCATCCAGCCCAGgacagcagcccagcatccaGCGAGCTGGTGCCCATGTCGGCTGAGGTGGGGTACCTGGTCACCAAAGTGGTGGCTGTTGATGCTGACTCTGGGCAGAACTCATGGCTCTCATACCACCTGCTGAAGGCCACTGACCCCGGTCTGTTTGTGGTGGGTGCCCAAAGTGGGGAGGTGCATCTGAGGAGGCCAGTGACGGAGAGAGACACCGTGAAGCAGAAGCTCATCATCCTGGTGCGGGACAACGGGCGACCACCACTGTCggccacagcagcactgagtgcaCTCCTACTCAATGACTTCTCAGATGTCCAACTACCACGCAGCAGCCTGGACATGGAGGATGAAGAAGACTCTCTGACATTCTATTTAATCATTTCCCTGGTCTTTGTCTCATTGCTCTTCCTCGTGTCCATGGCAACCTTCATCGCTTGCAAAGTGtgcaagagaaaggagctgaaggaTGGGCATGTGGTTTATGCTGCCAGCAACTTGCCAAGCAGCCTGGCTGATGCAGCCTCTGCAGggaccctgccccatccctattGCTATGAGATCAACCTCACAACGGGTTCGGGCAACAGCGAGTTCAAGTTCCTGAAGCCCATCCTGCCCAGCCTGCCACCACAGCACTGTGCCCTGGGCGGGGACACTGATGGTGAACAGGATTTTCCCCATGGTCCTCTCACCACTGAGGATGTGCTACCAGAGAACATAGGGATGTTCTCTGGGGAAGAGTTCAATAGTCTTTCCTTTAACTAG